From the Glandiceps talaboti chromosome 12, keGlaTala1.1, whole genome shotgun sequence genome, one window contains:
- the LOC144442967 gene encoding somatostatin receptor type 2-like gives MMMMFNTSDNNDTYNDDVPEWLSNVFLPLMSSIVCITGILGNGFVIFILLQYSGLRTVPNVYIFNLALADLLFLCSLPFLTYSSHVRHWIFGEVLCKIVMGIDSMNMFTGIFILTAMSIDRYMAIVHGIRSMKYRTVKAAKIINCLMWLLSAIATLPVWIYATTIPLEEGSDILACDIIWPENMHSYGAWFIIYTFLIGFLLPVLIISGCYIFILSHVRTSGPRSENNRKSSSASKRVFIMVSLAVAAFVVCWLPFYTLRLLYKVFNYYSDQLKIFFIITTCLGYANSALNPLIYTYPGGNFRRNLAQIRRRSGSRKSSFRTSDRHSTIRHGCGENAEKRRIKQRRKRRYQRYRDDTAHGGYETTYTSCVVIQNNSREVIGELVSVI, from the coding sequence atgatgatgatgtttaaTACTTCTGACAACAATGACACCTACAATGATGATGTACCGGAATGGCTATCTAACGTCTTTCTACCATTGATGTCATCCATCGTCTGTATAACTGGTATTTTAGGTAATGGTTTCGTTATATTTATACTCTTGCAATATTCCGGCCTGCGAACTGTACCTAACGTTTATATCTTCAACTTAGCTCTGGCAGATCTGCTCTTTCTGTGCAGTCTTCCCTTTCTGACCTACTCATCACATGTTCGACACTGGATCTTCGGTGAGGTGCTTTGCAAAATCGTGATGGGCATAGATAGTATGAACATGTTCACCGGAATATTTATACTAACTGCGATGAGTATAGATCGTTACATGGCTATTGTTCATGGCATACGCTCGATGAAATACCGCACGGTTAAAGCGGCAAAGATCATCAATTGCTTAATGTGGTTATTGTCGGCAATTGCAACCCTCCCGGTTTGGATCTATGCTACAACTATACCATTGGAGGAAGGGAGTGATATCCTTGCGTGTGATATCATTTGGCCCGAAAACATGCACAGTTACGGTGCCTGGTTCATAATTTACACTTTCCTCATCGGGTTTCTCCTACCTGTTCTCATCATATCCGGCTGCTACATCTTCATCCTAAGTCACGTAAGAACCTCTGGTCCAAGATCTGAAAATAATCGAAAATCATCATCGGCATCAAAAAGAGTCTTTATTATGGTGTCGTTAGCAGTGGCGGCATTTGTCGTGTGTTGGCTTCCCTTTTATACTCTACGATTACTGTATAAAGTATTTAATTATTATAGTGACCAGTTGAAGATATTTTTCATCATCACAACATGTCTGGGATATGCTAACAGTGCACTCAACCCCCTCATATACACGTACCCCGGTGGAAATTTCAGACGGAACCTCGCTCAAATAAGACGAAGATCGGGAAGCAGAAAAAGTTCGTTCAGGACTTCTGATCGCCATTCAACAATAAGACACGGGTGTGGTGAGAATGCAGAAAAACGCCGTATAAAGCAGCGACGTAAAAGAAGATATCAACGCTACCGTGATGACACGGCTCACGGCGGATACGAAACCACGTACACGTCTTGTGTCGTCATTCAGAACAATTCCCGTGAGGTCATTGGCGAACTTGTTTCCGTCATCTAA